A single genomic interval of Amycolatopsis albispora harbors:
- a CDS encoding SRPBCC family protein, which translates to MEWTGARYADAPTIEQRIRIDAPPDRVWELVSDINLLPSLSAELQAVEWLDDGPALGARFRGRNTHPSFGNWETVSHVVGYEPQRTFAWAVTDPEKPSASWRFSLEPHDGGTELRQWMQMGPGPSGLSAAIQRMPEKEQKIVFVRLRELENAILANLDAIKKLAEG; encoded by the coding sequence GTGGAGTGGACGGGCGCACGGTACGCGGATGCACCGACCATCGAGCAGCGGATCCGGATCGACGCGCCGCCCGACCGGGTCTGGGAACTGGTCTCCGACATCAACCTGTTGCCCTCGCTCAGCGCCGAACTGCAGGCCGTCGAATGGCTCGACGACGGGCCCGCGCTCGGTGCCCGGTTCCGCGGGCGCAACACGCATCCGTCCTTCGGCAACTGGGAGACCGTTTCCCATGTGGTCGGCTACGAGCCGCAGCGCACCTTCGCCTGGGCGGTGACGGATCCGGAGAAGCCGTCGGCCAGCTGGCGGTTCAGCCTCGAACCACACGACGGCGGGACCGAGCTGCGCCAGTGGATGCAGATGGGGCCGGGCCCGTCCGGGCTGTCGGCCGCGATCCAGCGCATGCCGGAGAAGGAGCAGAAGATCGTGTTTGTCCGGCTGCGTGAGCTGGAGAACGCCATCCTCGCCAATCTCGACGCGATCAAGAAGCTGGCCGAAGGCTGA
- a CDS encoding class II fructose-bisphosphate aldolase — translation MPLVSTGDIAGPAAELGTGCGAFNAILLEHISAIIEGAERAGLPVILQLSQNAVRYHGALAPIGAAAVAAARGAEVPVAVHLDHADEPELVHEAVELGFSSVMYDGSTLDYRDNLQSTKEVVAYCHDRGVWVEAELGEVGGKDGVHAPGARTEPREARAFVEATGVDALAVAVGSSHAMLTRDAELDFELIGALRAEVPVPLVLHGSSGVADEHLATAVRHGMTKINIATQLNKVFTAGVREQLAARPGTVDPRKYLSAGREAMAGEVARLLRVLRP, via the coding sequence ATGCCACTGGTGTCAACGGGTGACATCGCCGGCCCGGCGGCCGAACTCGGCACCGGCTGCGGCGCGTTCAACGCCATCCTGCTGGAGCACATCAGCGCGATCATCGAAGGCGCCGAACGGGCCGGGCTGCCGGTCATCCTGCAGCTGAGCCAGAACGCGGTCCGCTACCACGGCGCGCTGGCGCCGATCGGGGCCGCCGCGGTGGCCGCGGCCCGTGGTGCGGAGGTGCCGGTGGCCGTGCACCTGGACCACGCCGACGAGCCGGAACTGGTGCACGAGGCCGTCGAACTCGGCTTCAGCTCGGTGATGTACGACGGGTCCACTCTGGACTACCGCGACAACCTGCAGTCCACCAAGGAAGTCGTGGCCTACTGCCACGACCGGGGCGTGTGGGTGGAGGCCGAACTCGGCGAGGTCGGCGGCAAGGACGGCGTGCACGCGCCCGGCGCGCGGACCGAGCCGAGAGAGGCACGTGCGTTTGTCGAGGCGACCGGCGTGGACGCGCTCGCGGTGGCCGTCGGCAGTTCGCACGCGATGCTCACCAGGGACGCCGAACTCGACTTCGAGCTGATCGGCGCGCTGCGGGCGGAAGTGCCGGTGCCACTGGTGCTGCACGGCTCGTCCGGCGTGGCCGACGAGCACCTGGCCACCGCCGTGCGCCACGGCATGACCAAGATCAACATCGCCACGCAGCTGAACAAGGTGTTCACCGCGGGCGTGCGCGAGCAGCTCGCGGCCCGGCCCGGCACCGTCGATCCGCGCAAGTACCTCAGCGCGGGACGGGAAGCGATGGCCGGTGAGGTGGCGCGGCTGCTGCGCGTGCTCAGGCCGTGA
- a CDS encoding 1-phosphofructokinase family hexose kinase: MIVTVTANPALDVTYRIGALEPGAVIRPAEVRKRAGGKGINVARVLHALGRETLAIAPVGGTDAELFREDLAAAGIPHRLTAIDGATRRTTALVAPDDVTLVNEPGPRMSEVDWQRLTGEVGKHLEHAGVLVCSGSLPPGAPLDGYAQLIVLAKNAGVPTVLDTSGEALREGIKSGPDVVKPNADELRELTGDPHELRAGGAGAVLVSLGPRGMLAATADGTWLARPSRKLDGNTTGAGDAAVAGIAMNLHRSWPEVLRHAVALSAAAVLGPLAGDADLAHYRRELGAVTVEETHATGVNG; encoded by the coding sequence GTGATCGTCACGGTCACCGCGAACCCCGCGCTGGACGTCACCTACCGGATCGGCGCGCTCGAACCCGGTGCCGTCATCCGGCCCGCCGAGGTGCGCAAGCGCGCCGGGGGCAAGGGAATCAACGTGGCCAGGGTGCTGCACGCACTCGGCCGCGAGACCCTCGCCATCGCACCGGTCGGCGGCACCGACGCCGAGCTGTTCCGCGAAGACCTCGCCGCCGCGGGCATTCCGCATCGGCTGACCGCGATCGACGGTGCCACCCGCCGCACCACCGCGCTGGTGGCGCCGGACGACGTGACCCTGGTCAACGAACCGGGGCCACGGATGTCCGAAGTGGACTGGCAGCGCCTGACCGGGGAAGTGGGAAAGCACCTCGAACACGCCGGGGTGCTGGTCTGCTCGGGCAGCCTGCCGCCGGGTGCCCCGCTCGACGGGTACGCCCAGCTCATCGTGCTGGCGAAGAACGCGGGCGTGCCCACGGTGCTGGACACGTCGGGGGAGGCGCTGCGCGAAGGCATCAAGTCCGGACCGGACGTGGTGAAGCCCAACGCGGACGAACTCCGTGAACTCACCGGCGATCCCCACGAACTGCGGGCCGGTGGCGCGGGCGCGGTGCTCGTTTCCCTGGGCCCGCGCGGCATGCTCGCCGCCACCGCCGACGGCACCTGGCTGGCGCGGCCGTCGCGGAAGCTCGACGGCAACACGACCGGCGCGGGTGACGCGGCGGTGGCGGGCATCGCGATGAACCTGCACCGGAGCTGGCCCGAGGTGCTGCGGCACGCCGTCGCGCTGTCCGCCGCGGCCGTGCTCGGACCGCTCGCCGGCGACGCCGATCTTGCTCACTACCGGCGCGAACTCGGCGCCGTGACCGTGGAGGAAACCCATGCCACTGGTGTCAACGGGTGA
- a CDS encoding SIS domain-containing protein: protein MDAEIASQPAHWRQAVDLAADPAVASLLPRPGRRVAVVGCGTSWFVAQAYAALRERAGLGETDAFAASEFPLGRRYDQVLAITRSGTTTEIHRLLGQLGAPATVLTGVPAEIEHQAGAVVDLSFSDERSVVQTRFATATLALLRAHLGENLDRAIAEAEQVLETTVDTDVRAAGQFTFLGTGWTVGLAAEAALKLREASVSWAESYPALEYRHGPISIAEPGRVTWMFGQAPEGLADEVRRAGALFVDDNLDPMADLVRAQRLAGALAADRGLDPDNPRNLTRSVVLA from the coding sequence ATGGATGCGGAGATCGCCAGCCAGCCCGCGCACTGGCGCCAAGCCGTGGACCTCGCCGCCGATCCGGCCGTGGCGAGCCTGCTGCCGCGCCCGGGCCGCCGGGTGGCCGTGGTGGGCTGCGGTACCTCGTGGTTCGTCGCGCAGGCCTATGCCGCGCTGCGCGAGCGCGCCGGGCTCGGCGAGACCGACGCGTTCGCGGCCTCGGAGTTCCCGCTCGGCAGGCGGTACGACCAGGTGCTCGCGATCACCAGGTCCGGTACCACCACGGAGATCCACCGGCTGCTCGGGCAACTCGGCGCGCCCGCGACCGTCCTCACCGGCGTGCCGGCCGAGATCGAGCACCAGGCGGGCGCGGTGGTGGACCTTTCCTTCAGCGACGAGCGATCCGTGGTGCAGACCCGGTTCGCCACCGCCACGCTCGCCCTGCTCCGCGCCCATCTCGGCGAAAACCTCGACCGCGCCATCGCGGAAGCCGAGCAGGTTCTCGAGACCACTGTGGACACCGACGTGCGGGCAGCGGGGCAGTTCACCTTCCTGGGCACCGGCTGGACCGTCGGACTCGCCGCGGAGGCCGCGCTCAAGCTGCGCGAAGCGTCGGTCAGCTGGGCCGAGTCGTATCCCGCGCTGGAGTACCGGCACGGGCCGATCAGCATCGCCGAACCCGGCCGCGTGACCTGGATGTTCGGCCAGGCGCCGGAAGGGCTGGCCGACGAAGTGCGCCGCGCCGGTGCGTTGTTCGTGGACGACAACCTGGACCCGATGGCGGACCTCGTGCGTGCCCAGCGGCTCGCCGGTGCGCTCGCCGCGGATCGCGGGCTCGATCCGGACAACCCCCGCAACCTGACCCGATCCGTAGTCCTCGCCTAG
- a CDS encoding winged helix-turn-helix transcriptional regulator, with protein MKRTSFARWPCSIARTMDLFGDQWSPLVLRESFYGIRRFGDFQQELGIPRNTLADRLKRLVDEGLLEKRAYQDEPVRHEYLLTEKGRDFFDVLAVMSRWGDRWLSGPEGPPVRMHHLDCGHDTHAEVVCASCGEPLDPARIRMRTGPGYPEGLKARPDVRRRFEDLTS; from the coding sequence ATGAAGCGGACCTCTTTTGCCAGGTGGCCGTGCTCCATCGCACGCACCATGGACCTGTTCGGGGACCAGTGGAGCCCGCTGGTGCTGCGCGAGAGCTTCTACGGCATCCGCCGCTTCGGCGACTTCCAGCAGGAACTGGGCATTCCGCGCAACACGCTGGCCGACCGGCTCAAGCGACTGGTCGACGAAGGCCTGCTCGAAAAGCGCGCCTACCAGGACGAGCCGGTCCGTCACGAGTACCTGCTCACCGAGAAGGGCCGCGACTTCTTCGACGTGCTCGCGGTGATGTCGCGCTGGGGCGACCGCTGGCTGTCCGGCCCGGAAGGCCCGCCGGTGCGCATGCACCACCTGGACTGCGGGCACGACACGCACGCCGAGGTGGTCTGCGCTTCCTGCGGCGAGCCGCTCGATCCCGCGCGGATCCGCATGCGCACCGGGCCCGGGTACCCGGAAGGCCTCAAGGCCCGGCCGGACGTCCGGCGCCGCTTCGAGGACCTGACGTCTTGA